The genomic DNA CGGATACTCCGACCGGCTCTCCAACGTGAAGCTCAACCCGTTCAGCGTCCCGGTGTACAACGAGATCAAGGTCGGCTGAGGGGGCGCCATGGGACGCTATGTCGTCCGGCGGCTGCTCCAGATGATCCCGGTCTTCATCGGGGCCACGCTGCTGATCTTCCTGATGGTCAACGTGATGGGCGACCCCATCGCGGGCCTGTGCGGGGACCGGGAGTGCGACCCCGCGACGGCCGCGCAGCTGCGGCACGAGTTCGGCCTCGACCAGCCCGTGTGGCGGCAGTACGTCACCTACATGGGCAACGTCTTCACCGGCGACTTCGGCACCGCCTTCAACGGCCAGCCGGTCACCGAACTGATGGGGACGGCGTTCCCGGTCACCATCCGGCTCACCATCGTGGCGATCCTCTTCGAGATCATCGTGGGGATCATCCTCGGCGTCGTCACCGGGCTGCGCCGCGGCCGCCCCGTCGACACCGGGGTGCTGCTGCTGACCCTCGTCGTCATCTCCGTGCCCACCTTCGTCACCGGCCTGCTGCTCCAGCTGCTGCTCGGCGTGAAGTGGGGCTGGATCGACCCGGCGGTCTCCTCCGAGGCGGCCTTCGGCGAGCTGATCGTCCCCGGGCTGGTCCTCGCCTCGGTCTCGCTGGCCTACGTCACCCGGCTGACCCGCACCTCCATCGCGGAGAACCGGCGCTCCGACTACGTCCGCACCGCCATCGCCAAGGGTCTGCCGCGCCACCGGGTCATCACCCGGCACCTGCTGCGCAACTCCCTCATCCCCGTCGTCACCTTCATCGGCACCGACATCGGCGCGCTGATGGGCGGCGCCATCGTCACCGAGCGGATCTTCAACATCCACGGCGTCGGCTACCAGCTGTACCAGGGCATCCTGCGCCAGAACACCCAGACCGTGGTCGGCTTCGTCACCGTCCTGGTCCTCGTCTTCCTCGTCGCCAACCTCGTCGTCGACCTCCTGTACGCCGTACTCGACCCGAGGATCCGCTATGCCTGAACAGGAGCCCTACGAGCCCGAACGCGCCATCGCCGGCACCGGCATGGGCGGCACGATGGACCTCGGCGCGAGCGAGGCGGTCACGCTGGAGCAGCCGCCGGGCCCGGACGGGGCCGACCCGCGGGAAAAGCCGCGCAGCCTGTGGTCCGACGCCTGGCACGACCTGCGCCGCAACCCCGTCTTCATCATCTCGGCGCTGGTGATCCTCTTCCTGATCGTCATCTCCATCTGGCCGTCGCTGATCGCCTCCGGCAGCCCCCTCAAGTGCGACCTGGCCAAGGCCCAGGAGGGCTCCCAGCCAGGCCACCCCTTCGGTTTCAACGGCCAGGGCTGCGACGTCTACACCCGCACCGTCTACGGCGCCCGCACCTCGGTGGCGGTCGGCATCCTCGCCACCCTCGGTGTCGCCCTCCTCGGCAGCGTCCTCGGCGGTCTCGCCGGGTTCTTCGGCGGCGGCGGGGACGCGGTCCTGTCCCGGATCACCGACATCTTCTTCGCGATCCCGGTCGTCCTGGGCGGCCTCGTCCTGCTCTCCGTCATCACCAGCAACACCATCTGGCCGGTCATCGGCTTCATCGTGCTGCTCGGCTGGCCGCAGATCTCCCGCATCGCCCGCGGCTCCGTCATCACCGCCAAGCAGAACGACTACGTGCAGGCGGCGCGGGCGCTGGGCGCGTCCAACTCCCGCCTCCTGCTCCGCCACATCGCGCCCAACGCGATCGCGCCCGTCATCGTCGTGGCGACCATCGCGCTCGGCACCTACATCTCCCTGGAGGCGACCCTGTCCTTCCTCGGCGTCGGTCTCAAGCCGCCCAGCGTCTCCTGGGGCATCGACATCTCCTCCGCCGCCCCGTACGTGCGCAACGCCCCGCACGCGCTGCTCTGGCCCTCCGGAGCCCTCGCCATCACCGTCCTCGCGTTCATCATGCTCGGCGACGCGGTGCGCGACGCCCTCGACCCGAAGCTGAGGTGAGCCGGCGCATGCTGCTCGAAGTGCGCGACCTGCACGTGGAGTTCCGCACCCGCGACGGGGTCGCCAAGGCCGTCAACGGCGTCAGCTACGGCGTGGACGCGGGCGAGACCCTCGCGGTGCTCGGCGAGTCCGGCTCCGGAAAGTCCGTCACCGCCCAGACGATCATGGGCATCCTCGACATCCCGCCGGGCCGGGTCACCGCGGGGGAGGTCCTCTTCGAGGGCCGGGACCTGCTGAAACTGAAGGAGGACGAACGCCGCAAGATCCGCGGCGCCGAGATGGCGATGATCTTCCAGGACGCGCTGTCGTCGTTGAACCCCGTCCTGACCGTCGGCGCCCAGCTCGCCGAGATGTTCACCGTGCACCGCGGCATGTCCCGCAAGGACGCCCACGCCAAGGCCGTCGAGCTGATGGACCGGGTCCGCATCCCGGCCGCCAAGGAGCGGGTGCGGCAGTACCCGCACCAGTTCTCCGGCGGCATGCGCCAGCGCATCATGATCGCGATGGCGATGGCCCTGGAGCCCAAGCTGATCATCGCCGACGAGCCGACCACCGCCCTCGACGTCACCGTCCAGGCCCAGGTCATGGACCTGCTCGCGGAACTCCAGCGCGAACTGCACATGGGCCTGATCCTCATCACCCACGACCTCGGCGTGGTCGCCGACGTCGCCGACAAGATCGCCGTCATGTACGCGGGCCGGATCGTGGAGACGGCCCCGGTCCACGACATCTACAAGGCCCCGGCCCACCCGTACACCCGGGGCCTGCTGGAGTCGATCCCGCGCCTGGACCAGAAGGGCCAGGAGCTCTACGCCATCAAGGGCCTGCCGCCCAACCTCACCCGCATCCCGTCCGGCTGCGCCTTCCACCCCCGCTGCCCGATGGCCCAGGACGTCTGCCGCACCGACGTACCGCCCCTGTACGACGTCACGGAGTCCGACGCCGAGCGGGGCAGCGCCTGCCACTTCTGGAGGGAGTGCCTGCATGGCTGAGACCACGGAGCCGATCCTCGAAGTCCGCGGCCTGGTCAAGCACTACCCGCTGACCTCCGGCATCCTCTTCAGGAAGCAGGTCGGCGCGGTCAAGGCCGTCGACGGCGTGGACTTCGAGCTGGCCCGCGGAGAGACGCTCGGCATCGTCGGCGAGTCCGGCTGCGGCAAGTCCACGGTCGCCAAGATGCTGGTCAACCTGGAGCGGCCGACGGCGGGGGAGATCCGCTACAAGGGCGAGGACATCACCCGCCTGTCGGGCCGGGCCCTGAAGGCCGTACGCCGGAACATCCAGATGGTCTTCCAGGACCCCTACACCTCCCTCAACCCCCGCATGACCGTCGGCGACATCATCGGCGAGGCCTACGACATCCACCCCGAGGTGGCCCCGAAGGGCGACCGGCGGCGACGGGTCCAGGACCTGCTGGACGTGGTCGGCCTGAACCCGGAGTACATCAACCGCTACCCCCACCAGTTCTCCGGCGGCCAGCGCCAGCGCATCGGCATCGCGCGGGGCCTGGCGCTGCGCCCGGAGATCATCGTCGCCGACGAACCGGTCTCGGCCCTCGACGTGTCGGTCCAGGCCCAGGTGATCAACCTGATGGCCCGGCTCCAGGACGAGTTCGACCTCTCGTACATCTTCATCGCCCACGACCTGTCGATCGTCCGGCACATCTCGGACCGGGTCGGCGTGATGTACCTGGGCCGCATCGTCGAGACCGGCCGGGACGAGGAGATCTACGACCATCCCACGCACCCCTACACCCAGGCGCTGCTGTCCGCCGTACCGGTGCCCGACCCGGAGGCCCGGGAACACCGGGAGCGGATCATCCTGTCCGGCGACGTCCCGTCCCCGACCAACATCCCCTCGGGGTGCCGCTTCCGCACCCGCTGCTGGAAGGCGCGGGAGCGCTGCGCGCTGGAGGTACCGGCCCTCGCCGTCCCCGCCGAGTTCCGCTCGGTCTCCGGCCCCGCGGCCCACGACTCGGCGTGCCACTTCGCGGAGGAGAAGCAGGTGGTGCCGCCCGAGGGCGAGGGCGAGGGCAGCGGGCCGGGGTGACATGGTCCCCGGCCCGCTTACGGCACCCGCACGGCCGTACGCCGATCAGCGTCGCGGGCCCGTGTGTCGGGGCCGCTTCGCCGAAGTTACCCGCGTGTCAAAGACGTTGGCGTACGGGTGACGCGGCGGGCGTCACGCCGGGGCGGGCAGCGACCGCTTGAGGAAGTCCACCTGGAGCCGCAGCAGGTTCTCGGCGACCGACTCCTGCGGGGTCATGTGCGTGACGCCGGACAGGGGCAGCACCTCGTGCGGCCGGCCGGCCGCCAGCAGGGCCGAGGACAGCCGCAGCGAGTGGGCGACCACCACGTTGTCGTCCGCGAGACCGTGGATGACCATCATGGGCCGGTGCGGCTCGGCGGCGTCGACCAGACCGGCGTCGTCGATCACCGAGTTGCGGCGGTAGACGTCCGGCTGCGCACCGGGGTCGCCGAGGTACCGCTCCTGGTAGTGGGTGTCGTAGAGCCTGAGGTCGGTGACCGGGGCACCGACGACCGCGGCGTGGAAGACGTCCGGCCGGCGCAGCGCCGCGAGGGCGGCGAGATAGCCGCCGAAGGACCACCCCCGGACGGCGACGCGGTCCAGGTCCAGCGGGAAGTCGGCCGCGAGGGCGTGCAGCGCGTCCACCTGGTCCTGGAGCACCACGGCGGCCACGTCGTCCTTGACGGCCTTCTCCCAGGCGGGGGAGCGCCCCGGAGTGCCCCGCCCGTCGGCGACGACCACCGCGAACCCCTGGTCCGCGAACCACTGCGAGGTGAGGTGGGCGTTGTGCGCGGCCACGACGCGCTGACCGTGCGGACCACCGTAGGGGTCCAGGAGGACGGGGAGGGGGGTGTCACCGTGGTAGTCCGTTGGCATAAGCACGGCGCACGGGACACGTCGTGCGCCCCCTTGGGTGAGGGTCACGCGCGGGGACAAACCGGGGTCTTCCGCGTACGAGGCGATGGTCGCCGCGGGCTTCCCGTCCCGCAGTACCCGGACGCGGGCTCCCGGCCGGTCGAGGGTCGCGGAGACGAGCACCGTCACGCCCCCCGCGCGAACCGCCGAGTGCACACCGGGCTCCTGCGACAGGCGTTCGACGCCCAGTTCGTTCACCCGGTAGACGTGCACCTCGCCGATCTCCGCCCCGGCCGCCTCCTCGCCCGCCGAGGCGGAGACCAGCACGTCGTCGGGCCCGACGTCCAGCACCGCCCGCAGGTGCAACTGGGCGCCGGTGAGCAGTCGTTCACCCACCGCGAGCACCCGCGCACCGCCCTCGTCGGCGATCCGCACGAGCTGGCCCGAAGGGCTCCAGCTGGGCATCCCGGGGAAGAGTTCCAGCCAAATTGGATCTTCGTCGGCGTGCACCATCCGGGTCGTCCCCGACTCGGTGTCCACCGCCAGGAACAGCTGGCTGCGCTGGTCGCGCGCCTGTACGAGAAGCAGCGGCGCACCCGAGGCTGACCAGTGCACTCGCGCCAGATACGGATACCGCGCCCGGTCCCAGCGGACCTCCGTGCGCCCCCCGTCGAGACCGACCACGAACAGCCGTACGTCCGCGTTGGGGGTGCCCGCCGCCGGGTACGGCACGTGTTGTGGATCACGCTCGGGACGGGCCGGGTCGGAGATCCACCAGCGCTGGACCGGCGTGTCGTCCACGCGGGCCACCAGCAGCCGGTCCGACTCCGGGCTCCACCAGAAGCCCCGGCTGCGCGACATCTCCTCGGCCGCCACGAACTCGGCGAGCCCGTACGTGACGCCTTCGCCGTCCGCCTCGGCCAGCGCCCGGTCCCCGTCCCCCTCGGCGCCCACCACCCGCAGGGCGCCGTGGGCGACGTAGGCGATGTGCAGGCCGTCGGGGGAGGGGCGAGGGTCGATCACCGGTCCGGGGGTGGGGAGTTCGCGCGCGGTGCCGGCCCGCAGCTCGGCCGCGAAGAGCCGCCCCGAAAGGGCGAAGGAGGCCAGCTCGACCGTCGAGTCGGTCGCGTAGCCGACGATCCCGGCGCCGCCCTCGCGGCTGCGCTCGCGCCGGGCCCGTTCCTCGGGCGACAGACGCTCCTCGGCGCCGCCCAGAAGGGCGCGGGGGTCGGCTGCGATGCGCTCCCCGCCCTTCTCGACGTCCAGGATCCACAGCGAATTGGCCCGGTCCGTACCGGTGCCGGAGCGCAGGAAGGCGACCCGTGAACCATCGGGTGCCACGGTGAACGAACGCGGCGCGCCGAGCGTGAACCGCTGGGTGCGGGCGTGCCGTTTGGGGAAGGAATCGGGCTCGGTCGTCATGCCTTGACCATATTGGCCATGCGCCCCCTTGTGCGGCCGTGCGCCGAGAGATGCGCGCGCACGGATAGTTATGATCACTAGCGCATAGTGGGTACCAACCAGGTGCCCGTCCCGTGGATTTATCTGTCCCGAGCTCCGACTGCGACCGACCCCCATGTCCCTGGGCCCATTGGAGGTGAGCCGCCGTGGCACTCTCGATCTCGGCGGTCGTGCTGCTGGCGATCATCGTCTTCCTGCTGGTCAAGAAGTCAGGCTTGAAAGCCGGGCATGCGGTGGTCTGCATGCTCCTCGGCTTCTACCTGGCCTCGTCGACGATGGCTCCTACGATCAGCGAGCTGACGACGAACATCGCGGGGATGATCGGAGACATCAACTTCTGACGGCGGAACCGGCCGGCGCTTCGGCGGCGTCTCCGCCCCCGAAGCGCGAAGCAGCCCGGGGAGACGGAGGCGCCGAGGCATGACGAACACCGTGATGGGGATCCTGGTGTGCGGCCTGGTCGGGGTGCTGCTCCTGTGGGCCGGGCTGCACGACGCCGCACGGGTACGCCGACTGCGCAGGCACGGGATTCTCGCCTCCGGCATGGTGGTCGACAACGTACGGGTGCGCGGTGCTCAGGGCAGTCCCTCGTGGGCGCCGATCATCGCCTTCGCCGACCAGCGCGGCTACCGCGTGGAGTTCACGCCGAGCATGCGCGGATCCGGAATGGGGCTCGCGACCGGCCGCGAGGTCACCGTGATCTATCTGCCCCAAGACCCGCAGGCGGCCCGCGTGTTCATGCGCCGTCACATGACCGGCCCGGTGTACTTCGTGCTGGCCGTGGCCCTGGTCTTCCTGGGCATCGGCGCGGTGATCGCCGTGACGGCCTGACGTCTGCCGGATCAGCCCGCGTCCGCAGCGATTCCCCTCGGGTGTCCTGTTCGACCGCCTTCTGCGCGCGGGCTTCGTAAGCTTGGCGTGCTGGGGCAAGAACGAGGGGCGAGGTGTGGCGCGTGGATGACGACGGCGTGGACAGACGGCTTCGGGAGCTGGCCAAGGCGTCCCCGAACTTCGGGCGGCTCTACGGGCATCAACCGCTGCTCGCCATCTACGGATCCCAGGCCGAACTCACGGTCTTCACCAACCCCAACGCCGCCTACGTCAGCGCGGGCCAGTTCGGTGAGGTGCTCGCCGAGGAGTTCGTCACGCGGACGGGCACACGCGTCGAGGGAACGAACCAGGTCGACCGCATCAACGCCCTCACCCGCGCCGGTGTCCTCGTCGGCTGGAGCCGCGACGCCTTCCACCGGCTGCGCCGGGGCCGCAACGAGGCGGCGCATCATCACCTCTTCGACACCACCATGGCCCTGGAGGCCCTGAAGCTGTGCTGGCAGCTCGGCGACCTGTTCGACCGGGCCATGGACGGCCCCCGTGCCGTTACCGCCTTCGTGCCACCCAGCCTCCCCGCCGAGACCCCGCACACCGATCCGAGGGAGATCGCCGAACTGCGCGAGGCGCTGGACGGCCACCGGCGCACCCTCGCCGAGTCCCGCGTGAAGCTGGCGGAGGCAGGAGACCGCCTGGAGGCGGAGCGCCGCGCCCGCGCCGAGGCCGAGCGGATCATCGCCCATGCCGAGCAGGCCAAGGCGGCTGCCGCCGCGCAGGTCGACGCGTTGCGGGCGCAGGTCACCGAGTTGAGGGCAGCGCACCAGCAGCGCTACGACCGGGAACGCCTGAGCCCCCGCCCGGTCGCCGCCACGGCCCGCGACGCCATCGTGGAGCGCGCCCAGCGTCCCGCCCCGCTCAACGAGGTGCAGGCACGCGAGAAGATCGACGCGATGCTCACCCGGGCGGGCTGGCTGATCCAGGACAAGGCGGACGCCAACCCGCTGGCGGGTATCGGCGTCGCGATCCGCGAGTTCACCCTCGCCACCGGCCGCGCCGACTACGTCCTCTACGTCGCTGGGAAGATCGTCGGCGTCATCGAGGCCAAACGCGAGGGCACACCGCTGGAGGGGGCCCTCGCTCAGAATGAGCGGTACGCAGCGGGTGTGATCAAGGAACACGCTATGGCGGTCTGGCGTCGCCACGAGCCGTTCGCCTTCCGCTACGCCACCACCGGCACCGAGTCCTACTTCCTTAACCGGATCGACCCGGACGCCCGTTCCCGCGAGGTCTTCTCCTTCCATCGCCCCGAGACCCTCGCCGCCTGGATCCGGTACGCCGACGAACACCCCGACGCGCCCACCTTCCGAGCGGCCCTGCGCACCGCCATGCCCCTACTGGAGACCCACGGCCTGCGCATGGCCCAGGTCGAGGCGATCACGGGCCTGGAGTCCTCCCTGGCCGCGGACCAGCCACGCGCCCTCATCCAGATGGCGACGGGCGCCGGAAAGACGTTCACGGCCGTCACCGAGACCTACCGCCTGCTCCGCCACGCGGGCGCCCGCCGCATCCTTTTCCTCGTCGACCGCAACAACCTCGGCCGCCAGGCCCGCGCGGAGTTCGACAAGTACCGCACCCCCGACGAGAACCGGAAGCTCACCGATCTCTACAACGTCGACATGCTGGGCCGGGGCGGCCTCCAGGAAACCTCCTCGGTGGTCATCTCGACGATCCAGCGGATGTACGCCCTCCTCAAGGGCGACCCGCTGGACGACGGGGCTCAAAGCCAGGACTTGGAGGACGACGCCGCCTCGCCCCTCGACGACTCCTACGTGACCGACGAGCCGATCACAGTCGAGTACAACCCCGATGTCCCCGTCGAGTCCTTCGACGTGATCGTCGTCGACGAGTGCCACCGCTCCATCTACGGCCTGTGGCGCGGCGTCCTCGACTACTTCGACGCCCACCTCGTTGGTCTCACCGCCACCCCCACTCGCCAGACCAAGGGCTTCTTCGACCACAACGAGGTCTCCCGCTACACCTTCGAACAGGCGGTCGCCGACGGCGTCAACGTCGACTTCGACATCGCGCGCATCGTGACCGACCTGCGGGACGGGAACGTCGTCGCGAAGATCGAGGCCGGTACGACGGTCCGCATCCGCGACCGCCAGACCCGCGCCCAGCGGTACGAGGAACTCGACGAGGACTTCACTTACACCGCCCCGCAGATCGGCCGCACGGTCATCACGGAGGACGAGGTCCGTGCGGTCCTGACCGTCTACCGCGACAACTGGAAGCGCTGGTTCCCGGGGCGCGCCGACCTCCCCAAGACCCTGATCTTCGCCGGCCCGTACGACGATCACGCCGACGAGGTGCTCAAGCAGGTCAAGCAGATCTTCGGACGGGGCGACGAGTTCGCCAAGAAGATCACCTACCGGTCCCGCGACAACGGCGACGACCCCGAGAAGCTCATCAACGACCTGCGCAACTCGCCTCGGCTGCGGGTCGCGGTGACTGTCGACATGATTGCCACGGGCACGGACGTCAAGCCACTGGAGTGCGTGATCTTCCTGCGGCCGGTGAAGAGCCCGGTGATGTTCGAGCAGATGAAGGGCCGAGGAGCCCGTTCCATCGACGCGGACGAGCTGAAGGCGGTCACCCCCGAGGCGGCGCCCGACCTCAGGAAGGACCGCTTCGTCCTCGTCGACGCGGTCGGCGTCACCGACTCCCCGCTGGTCGACGCCCGCCCCCTGATCCCGGCCGGGGCTCAGCGCGGCATCCCGCTGGCCAAGCTTCTCGACAAGGCGGGCACCCGCTCCCTCACTGTCGACGAGGCGGAGACCCTGGCCCGGCGCCTGGCCCGCATCGACCGCCAGCTCGGCAAGGACGAACGGGACCTCCTGGCCGAGGCGTCCGGTGGAGCGAGCCTCGCAGACCTGTCCCGCCGCATCACGGATGCGGTGGACGTCGACACGCAGGACCGCGCCCGGCACGAGGGCGGCCCCGAACTGGCGCAGCAACTCGTCCACGACGCGATCGCCCCGCTCACCACCCGGCCCGCGCTGCGCAAGCTGATCCTGGAGATCCGCCACCAGCAGGACTTGACGTACGACGAGACCACCGAGGTGACGGTCACCGAGGTGCGCGAGATTCCCATGGCGGAGCGGGCGACCAAGGAACTCGCCGAGTGGAACTCCCTGCTGGAGCGGGAGCAGCGGGACGAGAACGCGGCGATCCGCATCGCGCTGGGCAGCGGAGCCCGGGTCGCGCCCCGCGAGGCACGGGCCGCGCTCAGGGAGCTCACCGGCCGCATCCGGGCGACGAATCGTTCCTGGACGACAGAGGTTCTGTGGGACCTGTACGAACAGGTCGGCAGGGCGGCGACAAGCCCCGGCAAGGAAGCGGGCCTGGGCGATCTGGTGCGGCTCATCCGATTCGAGCTGGGAGCGGACGACGAGCTGAAGCCGTACCGTACGGTGGTCGAGCAGCGCTTCGAGGGCTGGCTGCTGCGTCAGCGACAGGCGGGCGTGGAGTTCACCGAGGACCAGCTGTGGTGGCTGGAGCGGATAAAGAACGCCATCGCCGTCGACGTGGGTGTGGAGCCCGGCGACTTCGCCGTCGCCCCGTTCTCGGAGCGCGGTGGCGGCAGGGGCTTCATGCGGGCGTTCGGGGACAAGAACCGGGCGTTGGAATTGCTGGATGAGCTGAATCAGGAATTGGCTTGAGCGAGAACGGCGACGTGAGCGGGGGGCGGGAGCTTCCGACGGGCTGGGCTTGGAGTATCTTGCAGGATCTTCTTGCCTGTGAGCCTCGTGCGATAACAGACGGTCCGTTCGGATCGAACTTGAAGTCGGCTCACTACACGGCTTCGGGCGCGCGTGTCATTCGGCTCCAGAATGTGGGCGACGGGGAGTTTCGAGACGAGCGTGCCTATATCAGCCTCGAACACTTCGAGAGCCTGCGGGCCCATGAAGCCATCGAAGGGGACTTGCTCCTGGCCTCGTTGGGCGAGACTCTGCCGCGCGTCGCTATTGTTCCGAAGCTCGACGATCCCGCCATCGTGAAGGCTGACGTCATCCGAGCAAGGCTGCATCCAGGCGTTCTGACCAAGTGGGTCTATTACGCCCTGCTGGCTCCACAGACGCGCGCGTATGCGGGTTCCTTGATCAAGGGGGTCGGGCGGCCCCGCTTGGGCATGGCTGCTATGAGGGACATCCCGGTTCCGCTGCCGCCGCTCGCGGAGCAGCACCGGATCGTCGAGGCGCTGGAAGAGCAGCTCTCGCGCATCGATTCGGGCGGCGCCACGCTGCGCCAGGCCCGTCGCCGTCTTGAAGGGCTGCGGAAGAGAGTCCTGGTCTCAACGGTGCCTGATGAGGTACCGGAATCCTGGCGGATGACGACCGTGGAAGGTGCGGGAACCCTTGAGCTCGGGCGTGCGCGGCACCCTGACTGGCATCACGGCCCCGACGTGCGCCCGTACTTGCGGGTTGCCAACGTCTTCGAAGACCGGATCGACACCACGGATGTCATGGAGATGGACTTCTCAGGGATCTGGGAGAGGTACCGACTAGAGTCCGGGGATGTTCTCCTCAATGAGGGGCAGAGCCCTCACCTCGTAGGGCGGCCAGCTCTCTACCGAGGAATTCCCGAGAACGTGGCGTTCACCAACAGTCTGCTGCGTTTCAAAGCCAATGCTGACGTGCTCCCGGAATGGGCTCTGCTTGTTTTTCGACGACATCTGCACGCAAAGCGGTTCATGCGGGAGGTGCGCATCACGACGAACATCGCGCATCTGTCCGCTAAGCGCTTGAAGAAGGTCGAATTTCCAGTACCGCCCCTGGAAGTACAGAAGCAACTTGTCCAGCGCTGCGATGAACTCTTGACCGGCATCGCGGCCATGGATCGGCAGGTGGGCATCGGCTTGAGGCGTGGTAATGCCTTGAGGGCGGCTCTGCTGCGGCGAGCTTTCACCGGAGGACTGGGCTCGCAGGACCCCGCTGAGGAGCCCGCTGCCGTGCTTCTGGACCGCATCGCAGCCGAGAGGGCAGCGACCCCCAAGCCCAAGCCCAAGCGCACACGCAAGGCCACGACCAAGGCCTCCTCCCAGCGAGCTGCCGACGTGGCTGCCCCCGAACCGACATCCTCACCCGCCCTCGCCGTACAGCAGGAGTTCGAGCTGTGACCGCCGCCCCCGCAGATGCTCAGCAGCCCGCCTCCGAGCCCGTCAAGACGGCCAAGGCGGTAGCCCAGACCAACACGCTCGTCGCCAAGCTCTGGAACTACTGCAACGTCCTTCGGGACAACGGCATGTCCACCATCGAGTACGTCGAGCAGCTCTCCTATCTGCTCTTCCTCAAGATGGTCGACGAGATCGAGAACGACACGTGGGACGGGCGCGACATGAGCGCCGTCGTTCCCGCCAGCTACAACTGGAAGTCCCTCGTCACCAAGCGCGGTCCCGAGCTGGAGAAGCACTACCGAGCCGTCCTCGAGAATCTCGGCAGCCGCCCCGAGACGACCATCGGCACGATCTTCGACGAGGCCCAGAACCGGATCACCAAGCCCGCCCTCCTCGAAAAGCTGGTCGTCGAGCTGATCGGCCGCGAGGACTGGACCGTCACCGGCACCGACCTCAAGGGCGACGCCTACGAGGGCCTGCTCGCCAAGGGCGCCTCGGACACGAAGACCGGCGCCGGCCAGTACTTCACGCCCCGGCCCCTCATCGACGCCATGGTCGACGTCATGCAGCCTGGCGCGGACGACACGATCACTGACCCTGCCTGCGGCACCGGCGGTTTCCTCATCGCGGCCCACGCGTACA from Streptomyces sp. CB09001 includes the following:
- a CDS encoding DEAD/DEAH box helicase family protein gives rise to the protein MDDDGVDRRLRELAKASPNFGRLYGHQPLLAIYGSQAELTVFTNPNAAYVSAGQFGEVLAEEFVTRTGTRVEGTNQVDRINALTRAGVLVGWSRDAFHRLRRGRNEAAHHHLFDTTMALEALKLCWQLGDLFDRAMDGPRAVTAFVPPSLPAETPHTDPREIAELREALDGHRRTLAESRVKLAEAGDRLEAERRARAEAERIIAHAEQAKAAAAAQVDALRAQVTELRAAHQQRYDRERLSPRPVAATARDAIVERAQRPAPLNEVQAREKIDAMLTRAGWLIQDKADANPLAGIGVAIREFTLATGRADYVLYVAGKIVGVIEAKREGTPLEGALAQNERYAAGVIKEHAMAVWRRHEPFAFRYATTGTESYFLNRIDPDARSREVFSFHRPETLAAWIRYADEHPDAPTFRAALRTAMPLLETHGLRMAQVEAITGLESSLAADQPRALIQMATGAGKTFTAVTETYRLLRHAGARRILFLVDRNNLGRQARAEFDKYRTPDENRKLTDLYNVDMLGRGGLQETSSVVISTIQRMYALLKGDPLDDGAQSQDLEDDAASPLDDSYVTDEPITVEYNPDVPVESFDVIVVDECHRSIYGLWRGVLDYFDAHLVGLTATPTRQTKGFFDHNEVSRYTFEQAVADGVNVDFDIARIVTDLRDGNVVAKIEAGTTVRIRDRQTRAQRYEELDEDFTYTAPQIGRTVITEDEVRAVLTVYRDNWKRWFPGRADLPKTLIFAGPYDDHADEVLKQVKQIFGRGDEFAKKITYRSRDNGDDPEKLINDLRNSPRLRVAVTVDMIATGTDVKPLECVIFLRPVKSPVMFEQMKGRGARSIDADELKAVTPEAAPDLRKDRFVLVDAVGVTDSPLVDARPLIPAGAQRGIPLAKLLDKAGTRSLTVDEAETLARRLARIDRQLGKDERDLLAEASGGASLADLSRRITDAVDVDTQDRARHEGGPELAQQLVHDAIAPLTTRPALRKLILEIRHQQDLTYDETTEVTVTEVREIPMAERATKELAEWNSLLEREQRDENAAIRIALGSGARVAPREARAALRELTGRIRATNRSWTTEVLWDLYEQVGRAATSPGKEAGLGDLVRLIRFELGADDELKPYRTVVEQRFEGWLLRQRQAGVEFTEDQLWWLERIKNAIAVDVGVEPGDFAVAPFSERGGGRGFMRAFGDKNRALELLDELNQELA
- a CDS encoding restriction endonuclease subunit S → MSENGDVSGGRELPTGWAWSILQDLLACEPRAITDGPFGSNLKSAHYTASGARVIRLQNVGDGEFRDERAYISLEHFESLRAHEAIEGDLLLASLGETLPRVAIVPKLDDPAIVKADVIRARLHPGVLTKWVYYALLAPQTRAYAGSLIKGVGRPRLGMAAMRDIPVPLPPLAEQHRIVEALEEQLSRIDSGGATLRQARRRLEGLRKRVLVSTVPDEVPESWRMTTVEGAGTLELGRARHPDWHHGPDVRPYLRVANVFEDRIDTTDVMEMDFSGIWERYRLESGDVLLNEGQSPHLVGRPALYRGIPENVAFTNSLLRFKANADVLPEWALLVFRRHLHAKRFMREVRITTNIAHLSAKRLKKVEFPVPPLEVQKQLVQRCDELLTGIAAMDRQVGIGLRRGNALRAALLRRAFTGGLGSQDPAEEPAAVLLDRIAAERAATPKPKPKRTRKATTKASSQRAADVAAPEPTSSPALAVQQEFEL